The Paenibacillus sp. G2S3 region ATTGCATTGTACGGAGATCACCGTGGACTTCCGATCTTCTCTCTGAAAGAGGATGATCACGTCTTATTACAGGAGATCCTTGGTCATGAATATACGGAACGTGAATTGATTAATATTCCATTGATCCTATCAGCGACGGGAATTACAACGCCAAGTGTAAAAGAACAGCTAGGCGGACAAGTGGATATTTTACCGACTGTATCTAATTTATTGGGTGTATCTCTTGCAGATCATATTCATTTCGGACAAGATTTATTGAATCAATCAACTTATAACCTACTTCCTCAGCGCTATTATTTGCCAACAGGATCGTTCGTAAATAATGAAGAGCTCTTCCTATCTGGCAGTGGCTTCGAGGATGGTCAGCATTATACCTTATCTGGCGATGGCAACCACACGCAACAAACGACCGAGGATGAGTTCGATCGTGCTTTAGAGCTTCTCCATCTATCAGATAGTTATGTAACACAGTTACCAGATAGAGTAATTGAGGAAAAATAAGCTTATATACCAAAAACACTGCACTCACCAAATTGATGAATGCAGTGTTTTTCTGTAGCCATTTACTTATTCTTATACGACCAGCTTAAGAGGGACGTCAATCAGTTTCGAAGTTGCTGCCAACGCCCAGCTATTTTTGCTAATAAACTAGTTCACAATCATGGTGTTCCCAAACATCAAATAAATTACCATCTAGATCCTCAAAAACAAAAAACTTTCCATACTCACCTTCATCACTAACATTCCCGACTTTTACATCTTCTGATTTCAATTGACCGTGAAGAGATAACACATCATTTGTAAAAAAAGTGATCACCCATCTTTTCTTACCTTTCACCTCAAACACAGCTCTCGAATCATCATCACTTTGTGTTAAACATAATATCGGTCTATTATTCCTGAATAAGCTTAAATTCCCTTCTCTTCGATCCCTAACATTAAAACCAAAATGCTTCACAAACCAAGCAGCAGATTTCTCTAAATCTTTAACTGGAATTATATTGTAAGCAATACCTAAGATTCTTCCGACCTCCATCAGTTACCTCCTTGGCTTTAGACTTTCGGCTTTTAAAGATCTCTAAAGACTTTTATCTGCAAATCGATTTAATAGTTTTATTGTATTGAAGTGCATCCCTTCATGGTAAAGCGTGAAATTTATGAATTCCCCGATTGTATTTAAGGTTAATCCACTACCGGTTGTAAGAGGAGTTACTTGTTCACTTAAGCGATTGTGCATAGCCTCCTGAATACGTTTTGGTTGCTTCATAAGCATCTCAATTAACACTTCAAGTGTTGGTGGCTTCTCGCTCCACTCTGCAGGTTTAGTACCCTTCGCAAATAATCGTTCAAAGCTTTCCGGCAAATGCATAAGCTCCCTAGCGGAATGAAAAGCAAACTTCTCTTGCACCAAATAAATATGTCCCAAGTTCCATCTGATGTTGTTATTGAAACCTTCTGGAATGATATCTAGAGCTTCCTCGGTCAGTCCCGCAACTGTACGAACAGTAACACTACGCACAAATTCAATTTGTTTGAACACGATTTGATCCATCATGATCCCTCCTCATTTTTATCCATAGTTTACCATGCATGAAAACCGAATCCCAGCAGTTAGTACGAATTGTAAAATATCCCTTTACAAAAGAAAACGAATGGTTTATTTTAACATTAAGTAATTATTAAATATTAGTCGTATTATCCCAACATTTAAATATTACATCAAGAAATAACGGAGGTTATGATGGAAGATAACATGAAGGATACCTTACTATCGAACATTAAATTTGCATACAACGAAGCTTTGGAATTCATTGTTTCTATGGGAATGATTGCTTGTGAAGAGCAGATGCTTAAGGCGGCAGAGGATTACAAGCTTGAAATGGACCCACAAGCGTTGTCTTATCATAAAGATGCACGAGCACGGTTGTCACCTCACTCCTACCGAGAACTTCAGTTTTTTTTCCAGTACAACTTTTTTCATAAAGCACTCGATTTTGCTTTCTATGAATCCATTTGCACCTGTCCAGAACCACAAACAGCTGAAGCATGGATTAAACGACTGGAAAAAAGTCCTGCAGACAAGGTAGTCGCTGAAATGGTTTATGGTGTGTATTACGATAAATTAGATGAGCTGCTGGAAGGAAACGATTGGGAAATCGTCAAGAAGGATACCCACTTAATGGCTGAGCTTGTGGCAAGAACAAAACCGCAGCTGGATGTGATTGAAGCGCAGGGGCCATTGCTAGAGTGTCTTGCTTATCCCGAAGAAACCAAGCTACGTTATATGCAGCTCTTAAACCAGTTCTACAAGGATGTCTTTTCACTTTGGAAAGAGGAGTTAAGAAGGGAGTCTGAACAAGCCTCTCAGCGTTATGAAGGTCTGTTCCTAGCTAATCCTGAAAGATTCATTCGTGATATTAACAAAAATGAACCTGCAATTTATGATGTTCCCACAACTTTTCATGTCAGCTTCTTCTCGCAAGTTGGGAATCATGTTCTCTCCTTATACGCAGGAGGTTCTCGTATCGCTTGGGTTATATTCGGTATTTTTAATGATCATGTATTCGGGCCTGCTGCTGATCGAGAGAAAACTGAACTTTTTTTAAAAGCATTCTCAGATAAACGACGATTAGACTTCTTACTGCTCTTAAGGAATCGCCCTCACTATGGACAAGAAATTGCATCAGCACTTGGCATAACGCCCGCGGCAGTAACTTATCATGCCAACTTCCTGTTCTTTTTAGACCTTATCGAATTAAAACGAACGGATCATCGATTATATTACCATCTTCAGATGGATAAATTGAGAGAATTACTTGCCGTCACCACAAAAGTCATGCTCGATGAGGAACCTCCCATCTTTTAAGTGAACCGCAGAAAATTCAAAAAATTGTGGGGAGGGTCTACATTGAATGAATCTACAAACATAGAAGCAGACTCGATTAAAAAATCCAGCGTAGTTTCTAACACTTTTATGCGTTTACTGAAACTTGGAAAACCCTATCTAGGCTGGTACCTCATATTGTGTCTCTTAGCAGCCGTCGTTTCCCTTGCAACAGTTGGGATAGCCGAATCTTTACGACGTATAATCAACGCTGCTACGAATCAGAACATGTCCTTTTTGATGTCTGGTGCTATCTTTGCTCTAGTAATCGTTATTGTAGATGCTTTAGCCAGCTTCTTATTGACTTACTTATCAGGTGTGCTTGAATTCAAGTCGACCTCCAAGCTTCAGGTATCACTGCTAGCTAGATTATTAAACGTACAGATGAAAGATTTGGATCGTTATCATTCTGCTGATCTCATTAGTCGTATCAATGATTCTGCCCCAGCTGCTCAGCAAGGTATCAATCAGAAGACCATCGAGCTATTCAGTAATCTGATGCAAATTACATTTCTCCTAACTTATCTGCTCTCACTCCAATATGTCTTAACGCTCGGAACTATATTGATTTGCTCGCTTGTTCCACTTGTGATGATTCCCTTCACTTCCCGCCTACGTTCCATGCACGAGCAAAGACAGCAAATCGAAACCGCTCAACAAATGTTTATTCAAGATACGGTACAGGGTGGTGAGGTTGTGCGTGCCTTCTCCCTTGCACCTAAGCTGCATAATCAATTCACACAACGTGTTAGGCAATATTTCAACATTCATTTACCTGTCACACGCTTAGAAGCTGTGGGCTATAATATGCCCTTTGCCGTTATTCTTAGTGGATTACTATATGTTCTCTCCTACGGCGGATATCTAGTTATCCAAGAGAGATTAGATGTGGGAGCAGTGGCGGCATTTCTGATTTGTTTCGAGCAAATTACAAACCCTGTATCAAAGCTGGCTAATCTATGGACAGAATTACAAGCCTCGCTGGCGCAAGGTAAACGATTGTTTGAAGTCATTGATTTACCAGAAGAAGACGCAAGCCGTGAATGTAATCAGGAAGATTCTCATAAAGAAACGCCGATGAATAACAACCAATCAATTAGTGGCTTGTACCCTATCACCTTTGAAAATGTAGGTTTTCATTATGGTAATCATCAAGTATTAACTAACGTTAATCTAACCATAGAACCAGGTAAAGTAACTGCGTTTGCCGGTCCTAGTGGCAGTGGAAAAAGCACCCTCCTTCAATTAATACTCGCAACCTATGAACCTAATGAAGGGGTCATCCAATCTGGTAAGCTGCCATTAAGCAGCATTCCCCCTCGGTCTTGGCGTAATCATTTGGCATATGTTTCTCAAGAGCCTTATCTGTTCACTGGAACCCTATATGAAAATATTGCATGGGGAAGACCTGACGCAACCTATGAAGAAATTATTAAAGCAGCAAAAAGTGCGGGGATACATGAATTTATTATGAGAACCCCACTTCAATATCAGACTTCTATTGGGGAACGGGGCCATACCTTATCTGGCGGTGAAAGGCAGCGGCTATCTATTGCCAGAGCGTTTGTCCGAGCGCCTAAGCTTCTCCTTCTTGATGAACCCACAGCTGCACTTGATAGCCATAATCAGGAGATTGTCGGCCAAGCCCTGCAAGAACTCATGCATGATCGTACAACGGTTGTTATCGCTCATAGACTATCTACCATCAGAGATGCAGATCACATTTATTATATGGAGGCGGGTTCTATTGTTGAAGCTGGGACTCATCTGGAGTTAATGACTTTACAAGGACAGTATTACAATATGGTTGAGACCTCAATGAAGAAGGCTGATATTTCTACTCTGGTCAGGGAGGTAGAGATATGAATGAGATGGAATCCAAGAATCTAAAATTGGGGTATGCTCTGCGTAGATTAATCTCTTACGCTAGCCCTTATCGAATTGGATTTATTGTGGCAGTACTCCTGCTCTCTGCTAAGCTTGTAATGGACATAGGATTTGCAGCCATTCAGCAAGTATTTATTGATACGATCAACAACGCTAATATGGATGCATTAACACGTATTACTGTAATCTGTGCCATTGCTTGTGTCATCATTATCTGCTGTCTTATGGTGCAGCATTACTTCCGCTTTGTTATGCAAAGTCGGATGGCTTGGGATATTCGTACGAAACTGTTTGACAAGAGTCACCAAATTCCATTCCGTTACCTTCAGTCCATGCATTCAGGTGATTTGATTTCACGTAACACTAAAGATGCAGGGATGGCCATGGGGATGATAAACAGCATCG contains the following coding sequences:
- a CDS encoding DinB family protein, whose product is MMDQIVFKQIEFVRSVTVRTVAGLTEEALDIIPEGFNNNIRWNLGHIYLVQEKFAFHSARELMHLPESFERLFAKGTKPAEWSEKPPTLEVLIEMLMKQPKRIQEAMHNRLSEQVTPLTTGSGLTLNTIGEFINFTLYHEGMHFNTIKLLNRFADKSL
- a CDS encoding helix-turn-helix domain-containing protein, which translates into the protein MMEDNMKDTLLSNIKFAYNEALEFIVSMGMIACEEQMLKAAEDYKLEMDPQALSYHKDARARLSPHSYRELQFFFQYNFFHKALDFAFYESICTCPEPQTAEAWIKRLEKSPADKVVAEMVYGVYYDKLDELLEGNDWEIVKKDTHLMAELVARTKPQLDVIEAQGPLLECLAYPEETKLRYMQLLNQFYKDVFSLWKEELRRESEQASQRYEGLFLANPERFIRDINKNEPAIYDVPTTFHVSFFSQVGNHVLSLYAGGSRIAWVIFGIFNDHVFGPAADREKTELFLKAFSDKRRLDFLLLLRNRPHYGQEIASALGITPAAVTYHANFLFFLDLIELKRTDHRLYYHLQMDKLRELLAVTTKVMLDEEPPIF
- a CDS encoding ABC transporter ATP-binding protein, coding for MNESTNIEADSIKKSSVVSNTFMRLLKLGKPYLGWYLILCLLAAVVSLATVGIAESLRRIINAATNQNMSFLMSGAIFALVIVIVDALASFLLTYLSGVLEFKSTSKLQVSLLARLLNVQMKDLDRYHSADLISRINDSAPAAQQGINQKTIELFSNLMQITFLLTYLLSLQYVLTLGTILICSLVPLVMIPFTSRLRSMHEQRQQIETAQQMFIQDTVQGGEVVRAFSLAPKLHNQFTQRVRQYFNIHLPVTRLEAVGYNMPFAVILSGLLYVLSYGGYLVIQERLDVGAVAAFLICFEQITNPVSKLANLWTELQASLAQGKRLFEVIDLPEEDASRECNQEDSHKETPMNNNQSISGLYPITFENVGFHYGNHQVLTNVNLTIEPGKVTAFAGPSGSGKSTLLQLILATYEPNEGVIQSGKLPLSSIPPRSWRNHLAYVSQEPYLFTGTLYENIAWGRPDATYEEIIKAAKSAGIHEFIMRTPLQYQTSIGERGHTLSGGERQRLSIARAFVRAPKLLLLDEPTAALDSHNQEIVGQALQELMHDRTTVVIAHRLSTIRDADHIYYMEAGSIVEAGTHLELMTLQGQYYNMVETSMKKADISTLVREVEI
- a CDS encoding VOC family protein gives rise to the protein MEVGRILGIAYNIIPVKDLEKSAAWFVKHFGFNVRDRREGNLSLFRNNRPILCLTQSDDDSRAVFEVKGKKRWVITFFTNDVLSLHGQLKSEDVKVGNVSDEGEYGKFFVFEDLDGNLFDVWEHHDCELVY